GTTTTAATTGCCATCATTGCATTTGTTTGGCGAGGAGATTTGATTTTAGGAATGGTTGTAGGAGTTTCTTTATTTTTCACTCTGATCATCGGTACACTGGCGGGTACCATAATCCCATTAATTCTTTATAAGTTAAACATTGACCCGGCCATTGCATCCGGTCCACTTATTACAACAGTAAATGATATCCTTTCATTATTAATTTATTTTGGAATTGCGACAGCATTTCTATCATATTTAGCACCATAAAAAATATAAAAAAGTCCATCCTTACCAACAGATTTCTGTTAGAAAGGATGGACTTTTTTCTAATGCGACGGCTGTGCTTTCTTCTTTAAAAGCCTCATCAGTAAGAAGATATTAATAAATATGGTGTAACATCCTATAGCAACCAAGCCAACTGTAGAAAGTTCTATCATCTCTAAGATGAGGCTAAGCATGGTAACGATATAAAGGAAACCCAAAAGCTTTTGAATACTTCTGCTTTTAAAGAAAGAGGTCGCTTTTGCACCCAATTGAGAACCAAAGATGGCTCCGGCAATTAAGAATAATCCTACTTTGAAATTAATTGGATTATTGACTGCATAAGTAATGAATCCTGCACTGACAATCAAAATAACTCCTGCAAGGCTTGTTGCTACTGCCTGTTTAGATGAGAAGCCGTAGTAAGCAATCAATAACGGTACAATGATAAATCCGCCACCGACACCGAGTGTAGTAGATAGGAACCCTGCAATGAAACCGATGAAAATGAACTTCCAGAAGCTTTGTTTGTTGGAAGTGGCATCATAATCAACTCGATTATCCCCTTTATCTTTCTTCAACATTTTATAGGCAAAATAAGTGAGTAAGGCAAGGTATAGAATTGGTACAACAGTGGTGTCGTATCCATTAGACTCAAGCCAGCTTACAACGGGGTAGGCAATTTGTGTGGCAACAACACCACTCGCTCCAATAATGACAGCTGCTTTCCATTGGATATTTTTCATTTTAAAATGTGCATACACACCAGCCATGGATGTTCCGATGGTATAAAGAAGACTAGTGGAAATCGCCTCAATTGGTGTGTAACCAATAAGAAGCAATACAGGAGTCAGTACAAGGCCGCCTCCTATTCCAAAAAAACCGGAAAGCATACTGATTGAAAATCCTAATAGTATAAATAATAAAAATTCCATAAATGTATTCTCCTCCAAAAACGCTTATCTACAGTATAACATTGTGCCAAAGTCAGGGGTTTGTATATAGAAAAAAGTCGCAATAGAACAATCCCCTCTCATGTTATTGTCACCTTGTTCATACATTGTGATAAGAGGAAAAGGGAGGTAGTTTTGATGAGAGCAAATGATGAAAAGGCCTTATTCCATGCCATTGATGAAATTACCGAGATTGCCAAAGGGTTTGGACTGGACTTTTATCCAATGCGTTATGAAATTTGTCCTGCTGATATCATCTATACGTTTGGAGCATACGGAATGCCGACACGCTTTTCCCATTGGAGCTTCGGGAAGCAATTTCACAAGATGAAACTTCATTATGATCTGGGACTCAGTAAGATATATGAATTGGTAATCAACTCTAATCCATGTTATGCCTTTTTGTTAGACACTAACTCACTTATCCAGAATAAGCTGATTGTGGCGCATGTACTGGCCCATTGTGACTTTTTTAAAAATAACTGCCGGTTCCAAAACACGAACAGGGATATGGTGGAAAGTATGGCGGCTACAGCGGAGAGAATTAAACAATATGAACAAGATTATGGGAAAGGGGAAGTAGAGGACTTCCTTAATGCCGTACTTGCGATACAGGAGCATATCGATCCTTCCTTAGTCCGTTCCAAGCTTGCTTGGAGCATGGAGGATATGGAAGAAGAGG
This window of the Sutcliffiella horikoshii genome carries:
- a CDS encoding sulfite exporter TauE/SafE family protein, which translates into the protein MEFLLFILLGFSISMLSGFFGIGGGLVLTPVLLLIGYTPIEAISTSLLYTIGTSMAGVYAHFKMKNIQWKAAVIIGASGVVATQIAYPVVSWLESNGYDTTVVPILYLALLTYFAYKMLKKDKGDNRVDYDATSNKQSFWKFIFIGFIAGFLSTTLGVGGGFIIVPLLIAYYGFSSKQAVATSLAGVILIVSAGFITYAVNNPINFKVGLFLIAGAIFGSQLGAKATSFFKSRSIQKLLGFLYIVTMLSLILEMIELSTVGLVAIGCYTIFINIFLLMRLLKKKAQPSH